In Armatimonadota bacterium, the genomic window TCCACGACCAGCAGGATGCCGTACCGGTCCGCGAGCTGGCGCAGCTGGGGGAGGAACTCCGCCGGCGGGATGATGAACCCGCCCTCGCCCAGGACCGGCTCGACGACGATGGCCGCCACCCGGTCGGGCTGCACGTGCGCGACGAACAGATGCTCAAGGCGGCGGAGGGCCCAGGCCGCCGGGTCGGCAGCCTCCGACCGGTACGGGTCGGGGAAGGGGGCGCGGTAGACTTCGGGCATGAAGGGCCCGAAGTTGCGCTTGTACGGGTCGATCTTGCTGGTCAGGGAGAGACTCATGTAGGTCCGACCGTGGAACGCGCCCTCGAAGGCGATGACCGCCGGGCGGCCGGTCACGGCACGGGCAATCTTCACCGCGTTCTCCACCGCTTCGGCGCCGGAGTTGAAGAGGACTGCCTTCTTGGGCCGGGGACCCGGCGCCGCCCGGCACAGCGTCTCGCAGAGGCGGACGTAGGGCTCATAGGGCATGACGCTGAAGTCGGTGTGGGTGAAGCGGGCGGCCTGCTCCGTGATGGCCCGGACGACCCGGGGATGGGAATGGCCGACGTTCAGGCAGCCCACACCCCCGGAGAGATCGATGAAGGTGTTGCCGTCGACGTCGTGGAGCAGCGCGCCCTCCGCGCGCTCGACCACGGCCGGAAGGTGGATCCCGATGGCGGTGGAGACGTAGCGCTCCTTTTCCGCCAGGATGGCCTTCGATTTCGGGCCGGGGAGCGTGCGGGTCACCACGTTGGCGTACGGCATCGGACCTTTCCCTCCCGTTGTTGACTCGCTCCAGTCGTCTCCTACCCGGCGCGCCGCAGGGCCACGACGCAGTGCACCCGGCTGGTCTGGGGCAGCAGATCCACCGGCTGGATCCCGGTGACCGCGAATCCCGCGGCTCGGGCGGTCCACAGGTCCCGTTCCAGCAGGCGCAGGGAGGTCCCGGCCACGGCCAGCCGTCGGACGCCCGTTCCGCCCAGGGCGGCAAACACCTCGGGGCTGGTGGGCCGGCGCCGCGAGGTCACGACGGCGGCATCGAACCGCTCCCCGCGGGCGCGGAGCTTCTCCGTCACCCGCTCCGGCGCGCGGGTGTAGAAGACACAGTTGTGGACCCCGTTGATCTGCGCGTGTTCCCAGGCGCGGTGCATCGCCTCCCGGGTCGGAGCAATGCCCACCACCCGGGCGGCGCGCGAGGCCAGCCAGAGGGGGACGAGGCCGTCTTCGCAGGCCACGTCCAGCACGGTGTCGCCGCTCCGGACGGCCAGCGCCGCGGCGATCGCCTCCAGCCACACCGGTATCGCCCCGGGGTTGGGCGGCAGGGAGGGTTCCGGGTACAGCCGCAGGCGCAGCCCGGCGATTTCGTCCTCGATGTAGGGCCGACCCCACAGCAGCGTGACCCGGCCCAGCGGCTCCGCGCTGTGCCGGGGTTGCACCGAGAGATACAGGCTGGTCACACCGGGCACGGCCTCGCGGATGGCGCGGACCACCTCCATCCGGTCGGGCAGGTCGTCGGTCGCGGACAGCACGATCATCGTCTCTCCCGTGGCCAGGGCGCCCTGGACGATGACTCCGCGCATCAGGCCCCCTCCCGCCACGTGGTCGTAGATCGGCAGCCGGAGCCGGCTGACCACCTCGCGCACGGCCTCGAGCGCGGCGACGTTGCCGGCCTGCTGGATCGGGCACTCGCGGATGTTGATCACCCGCCGGTCTTCGCCGCCCCCGTGATAGCCGGCGACCACCCGATCCCGGCGCACGGCGAAGACCGCCTGCAGCCTGTTCCGGTATCTCCACACGCCGCCGCCCACGGCGGGGAGGACCTCCGCCGCCGTCCCCTCCAGCAGCCGGGCCAGGACATCTCGCACGAGCTGGACCTTGTAGTGCCGCTGGGCGTCGTCCGACAGGTGCTGCCACTGGCATCCCCCGCAGAGGCCGAAGTGACGGCAGCGGGGCGTGGCGGCCTGCGGCGACTTGCGGAGCAACGCCGCAATCCGCCCCCGGGCGGGATCCCCCCCGCGCACGATGCGCACCACCGCCTCTTCACCGGGGATGGCAAAGGGCACCGCCACGAGGTGGTTCCCGACGGGGGCCGTCGCCGGTCCCTCCGGATCCATGGCGCGGAAGGTCACCGTCAGCTGCTGGCCCGCCCGGGGCCTGCGGCTCTCCTCGGCTCTCCGGCGGGCCGGAGCGTCCCGGCGCCGGACGGCGCCGCGGGGTCCCCTCATTGCTGTTCCAGGTGTTCCCGCAGGAGCGCCGTGACCATCTCGGGGTTGGCGCGTCCCCGGGTCTTCTTCATCACCTGGCCGACGAGGAAGGCCATCGCCCGGGCCTTGCCCGCCCGCACGTCGGCGACCGGGGCGGGGTGTTCGCGCAGGACCTCCTCCACCACGGCCCGGAGCGCCTCCCGATCGCTGATCTGCCCCAACCCGCGGGATCGCACCAACTCCCCCGGCCGCGAGCCGGTGGTCAGCATGTCGGGCAGCAGTTCCTTCGCCGTCCGACCGCTGATCGTCCCCGTCTCGATGAGGTCCAGCAGCTCGGCCAGGTGATCGGGGCCGATGGGGAGATCCTCGAGCTCCTTCCCCTGCGCGTTGAGATAGGCTGTGATCTCCCCCACGAGCCAGTGGCTCACGGTCCTGGGCTGGGGAAATCGCCGCACCACTTCCTCGAAGAAGGCGGCCATGCCCGCGCTGGAGACGATCAGGTCGGCGTCCTGCGCGGACAGCCCGTAGTCGCGGAGATACCGTCCCCGGCGCTGCTCAGGAAGCTCGGGGAGGCTGCGCCGGACCTCCTCGACGGGCGTGATCCCCGTCACCCCCAGCGCCACGGCCTCAGCGGCGGTCCGCGGCACGACCACGGGGACGAGGTCGGGCTCGGGGAAGTAGCGGTAGTCCTGGGCTTCCTCCTTCGTCCGGGAGGCGAAGGTCACCCCGCGGTCCTCATCCCAGTGGCGGGTCTCCTGCTCCACGATCCTCCCGGCGGCCAGCAGCTCGCGCTGGCGGGCGACCTCGTAGAGCAACGCCCGCTCCACCGAGCGCAGGGAGTTCATGTTCTTCACTTCGGTGCGCGTCCCCAGCGCCTCGCCGGGCCGCCGCAGAGAGATGTTGGCGTCCACGCGCAGACTGCCCTCTTCCATCCGTCCCGAGCTGACCCCGATGGCCTGCAGCAGGGCCCGGAGGGCGGCGAGAAAGCGGCGGGCCTCTGTGGGCGTGTGCAGGTCCGGGTCCGTGACGATCTCCATGAGCGGGACGCCGGAGCGGTTGTAGTCCACGAGCGAGTACCGACCGTGCGCGGGATGGACGAGCCGGCCGGTGTCTTCTTCGAGGTGGACACGGCGGATCCCGACGCGGCGGCGCCCTCCTTCTGCGGCGATCTCCATCCAGCCCCCGGAGGCCAGGGGCGGGTGGACCAGGTACTGGTACTGCGTGATCTGGTAGTTCTTCGGGAGGTCGGGGTAGTAGTAGTTCTTCCGATGGAACCGGCTTTCGGGGTGCACCGTGCAGTTCAGGGCCACGGCGGTGCGGACGCCCAGCTCCACCGCCCGGCCGTTGAGCACGGGCAGCGCGCCCGGCAGTCCCAGGCAGACCGGGCAGACCTGGGTGTTGGGTGGGGCGCCGAAGGTCGTCGGGCAGGCACAAAACATCTTGGACTGCGTCAGCAACTGCACGTGGATCTCCAGGCCGATCACCGTTTCCAGCTCCACGGCAGGCCGCGCGCTCACGGCCGACCCTCCTGCGCCGGCGCCCCGGCCGTCCCGTCGAGGGGCGGCCGCTGACGGTGCCACTCCGTGGCCTGCTCGTAGCAGTGGGCCGCCCGCAACACCGTGGCCTCATCGAAGGGGCGCCCGATCAGCTGCAGCCCGACGGGCAGCCCGTCGGCAAACCCGCAGGGAACCGAGATGGCCGGCAGGCCCGCCAGGTTTACCGGAATCGTGTAGACATCGGCCAGGTACATCTGGAGCGGATCCTCGACCTTCTCGCCCAGGCGGAAGGCCGGCGTCGGGGACGTGGGCATCACTACCAGGTCCACTGTATCGAAGGCCCGCGCGAAGTCCTGGCACACCAGGGTCCGGACCCGCTGGGCCTTGAGGAAGAACCCCTCGTAGTATCCGGCCGAGAGCGCATAG contains:
- the gatB gene encoding Asp-tRNA(Asn)/Glu-tRNA(Gln) amidotransferase subunit GatB is translated as MSARPAVELETVIGLEIHVQLLTQSKMFCACPTTFGAPPNTQVCPVCLGLPGALPVLNGRAVELGVRTAVALNCTVHPESRFHRKNYYYPDLPKNYQITQYQYLVHPPLASGGWMEIAAEGGRRRVGIRRVHLEEDTGRLVHPAHGRYSLVDYNRSGVPLMEIVTDPDLHTPTEARRFLAALRALLQAIGVSSGRMEEGSLRVDANISLRRPGEALGTRTEVKNMNSLRSVERALLYEVARQRELLAAGRIVEQETRHWDEDRGVTFASRTKEEAQDYRYFPEPDLVPVVVPRTAAEAVALGVTGITPVEEVRRSLPELPEQRRGRYLRDYGLSAQDADLIVSSAGMAAFFEEVVRRFPQPRTVSHWLVGEITAYLNAQGKELEDLPIGPDHLAELLDLIETGTISGRTAKELLPDMLTTGSRPGELVRSRGLGQISDREALRAVVEEVLREHPAPVADVRAGKARAMAFLVGQVMKKTRGRANPEMVTALLREHLEQQ
- the gabT gene encoding 4-aminobutyrate--2-oxoglutarate transaminase; this translates as MPYANVVTRTLPGPKSKAILAEKERYVSTAIGIHLPAVVERAEGALLHDVDGNTFIDLSGGVGCLNVGHSHPRVVRAITEQAARFTHTDFSVMPYEPYVRLCETLCRAAPGPRPKKAVLFNSGAEAVENAVKIARAVTGRPAVIAFEGAFHGRTYMSLSLTSKIDPYKRNFGPFMPEVYRAPFPDPYRSEAADPAAWALRRLEHLFVAHVQPDRVAAIVVEPVLGEGGFIIPPAEFLPQLRQLADRYGILLVVDEIQTGFGRTGRMFAVEHYGVEPDLMTVAKSIAVGLPVSAVVGVRDYLDALPEGALGGTYVGNPVACAAALAVFQVMAEERLVERTAALGARMVERFRRLQEKAALVGDVRGLGAMVALELVRDRATKEPAPRETLEVIRRAMHRGVLLLRAGLFNNVVRLLAPLVISDAQLEEALGILEATVLEVAQEGTAPRPRGTAR
- the rlmD gene encoding 23S rRNA (uracil(1939)-C(5))-methyltransferase RlmD, whose product is MRGPRGAVRRRDAPARRRAEESRRPRAGQQLTVTFRAMDPEGPATAPVGNHLVAVPFAIPGEEAVVRIVRGGDPARGRIAALLRKSPQAATPRCRHFGLCGGCQWQHLSDDAQRHYKVQLVRDVLARLLEGTAAEVLPAVGGGVWRYRNRLQAVFAVRRDRVVAGYHGGGEDRRVINIRECPIQQAGNVAALEAVREVVSRLRLPIYDHVAGGGLMRGVIVQGALATGETMIVLSATDDLPDRMEVVRAIREAVPGVTSLYLSVQPRHSAEPLGRVTLLWGRPYIEDEIAGLRLRLYPEPSLPPNPGAIPVWLEAIAAALAVRSGDTVLDVACEDGLVPLWLASRAARVVGIAPTREAMHRAWEHAQINGVHNCVFYTRAPERVTEKLRARGERFDAAVVTSRRRPTSPEVFAALGGTGVRRLAVAGTSLRLLERDLWTARAAGFAVTGIQPVDLLPQTSRVHCVVALRRAG